A stretch of Solea senegalensis isolate Sse05_10M linkage group LG10, IFAPA_SoseM_1, whole genome shotgun sequence DNA encodes these proteins:
- the LOC122776178 gene encoding SH2 domain-containing protein 7-like — MTPGSNHPPSVSRKAFERNLCSLCGKRRCEKILSDSRIKDQKNPKSPSFGDCLRLFFKDRARMEPQAPHKDSYTELTERRLRELASKWFVETQVPLIVHNGFFPSWFLGFITREDAEEILREKKLGYFLVRLSAKAIGYILSYKGRDRCRHFVINQTENGQFVVCGDDELHDTVPDLIEYYKTNPIEPFREYLTSSCFEVMTEELYDTIHISPKEKTVETQRASPQTQPPRSDMEEEVPPLPQRSRHLDVGSPHDQDRLLYAQLNKQSPRESPRTQNCQRHLPEDNVERADRSTARDHSVSRCSTPSRPDVSSDVEHHYRLNVPPQTPPRLSPKPIRQPTSSNPWSQKTAPSSLNYMGDSAVYYLAGSPHTALSESSSLPLEQQSDLVYDEVPSEGIFSQEDIYEMIPGSESSVHPKLISNTYEPLEDVRPKVVKNDKWKWLFPDAKRKW; from the exons ATGACACCAGGTTCAAACCACCCACCTTCAGTCTCGAGGAAAG CGTTTGAAAGGAAtttgtgttctctgtgtggGAAACGCAGATGTGAAAAAATCTTATCAGATTCAAGAATAAAGGATCAGAAAAATCCCAAATCACCCTCTTTTGGGGACTGCCTGCGGCTTTTCTTCAAG GACCGAGCCAGGATGGAACCTCAGGCACCACACAAGGACTCTTACACTGAACTGACTGAGAGGAGACTGAGAGAATTGGCATCGAAGTGGTTCGTAGAGACTCAAGTGCCTCTCATTGTCCACAATGGCTTCTTTCCTTCTTGGTTCCTGGGTTTCATCACTAGAGA AGATGCTGAAGAAATACTTAGAGAAAAGAAGCTGGGCTATTTCCTGGTGCGTCTCAGTGCCAAAGCCATCGGGTACATACTGTCATATAA AGGCAGGGATCGATGTCGACACTTTGTGATCAACCAAACAGAAAATGGGCAGTTTGTCGTCTGTGGAGACGACGAGCTACACGACACGGTGCCCGATCTAATAGAATACTACAAGACAAACCCAATTGAGCCATTCAGAGAATATCTGACATCGTCATGCTTTGAG GTAATGACTGAAGAGCTGTATGACACCATCCACATCAGCCCTAAAGAAAAAACTGTGGAAACACAACGTGCGTCACCTCAAACACAGCCACCAAGGAGCGACATGGAAGAG gaagtgccaccATTGCCTCAGAGAAGCAGACACCTTGACGTTGGCTCCCCACATGACCAGGACAGGCTTTTATATGCTCAGCTCAACAAGCAATCACCCAGAGAGTCTCCAAGAACCCAAAACTGTCAACGCCATTTACCTGAAGACAATGTGGAGAGGGCTGACAGATCCACTGCAAGGGACCACAGTGTCAGTCGTTGTAGTACTCCATCCAGACCGGACGTGAGCTCCGATGTGGAGCACCACTACAGGCTGAATGTGCCCCCCCAAACTCCACCGAGACTTTCCCCCAAGCCCATCAGACAACCCACGAGCAGCAACCCGTGGTCGCAGAAGACAGCACCCAGCAGTCTGAACTACATGGGTGACAGCGCTGTCTATTACCTGGCTGGCAGCCCACACACTGCACTGTCTGAGAGTAGCTCGCTGCCGTTAGAGCAGCAAAGTGATTTAGTGTACGACGAGGTCCCCAGTGAAGGCATCTTCTCTCAAGAAGACATATACGAGATGATTCCTGGCAGTGAAAGTTCAGTTCATCCCAAACTCATCAGCAACACGTATGAGCCTTTGGAGGACGTCAGACCCAAGGTGGTAAAG aatgatAAATGGAAATGGCTTTTCCCTGACGCCAAGAGGAAATGGTGA